One segment of Pochonia chlamydosporia 170 chromosome Unknown PCv3seq00034, whole genome shotgun sequence DNA contains the following:
- a CDS encoding reverse transcriptase (similar to Talaromyces marneffei ATCC 18224 XP_002149557.1), producing the protein MNAVASVGTNAGPRGRLSTPTGRRVVKRKIDDQGKEPNKSSRYATRTTTDATAIELECATDIRNGNRSDSTDEGGATLQSALLLLGQFRAEFHGLKTAIKEQSEIIRNQQDTIRELKEATEAQQSHIKDLTQLFEDTKQQMGHDLKRAHELLEAIAGRTQATPPSSFADVARSSPQPQPGKVRMPPPANTRASSLASEFYCTIDTSRVEESDRDRAQVGAIRQAIESEIKAKDGQATWKCAAVMKEARNAERVKIICRDENELKQVKEAAQKTAIVGTRVMRDQRYPVKVDNANRTMVLDAEGNILPGATEALGTENNVNIAKMSWLSNKQSGKAYGSMVVYVTKGSDARRLLDGRYFDLAGESAITNAFEPRKGPVQCYNCQEIGHKSFQCKNPQLCGRCAMPGHHHKECQVVEPKCVPCGGPHESFSRNCRVRNVCSDE; encoded by the coding sequence ATGAATGCCGTAGCGAGTGTGGGGACCAATGCGGGGCCGCGGGGTCGCTTATCGACGCCAACGGGACGCCGAGTCGTGAAGCGTAAGATTGACGACCAGGGGAAGGAACCGAACAAAAGCAGCCGATATGcaacaaggacgacgacggacGCGACAGCAATTGAACTAGAATGTGCAACCGATATAAGAAATGGAAACAGAAGCGACAGCACCGACGAGGGAGGAGCGACGCTCCAGAGCGCCTTGCTTCTGCTGGGCCAGTTCCGCGCCGAGTTCCATGGACTCAAAACTGCAATCAAGGAGCAGAGCGAGATCATCCGTAATCAACAAGATACAATCCGAGAATTGAAGGAAGCAACTGAGGCGCAGCAGAGTCATATAAAAGATCTGACTCAACTATTCGAAGACACCAAGCAGCAGATGGGCCATGACTTGAAGCGAGCACACGAGCTGCTTGAAGCCATCGCAGGCAGGACACAAGCTACCCCACCAAGCTCTTTCGCTGACGTCGCGCGTTCGTCGCCCCAGCCCCAGCCCGGCAAGGTGAGAATGCCGCCGCCCGCCAATACCAGGGCATCGTCTTTGGCAAGTGAGTTCTATTGCACAATAGATACGTCGCGGGTTGAAGAAAGCGACAGAGACCGTGCACAGGTGGGAGCTATCCGGCAAGCCATCGAAAGTGAGATAAAGGCGAAGGATGGTCAGGCGACCTGGAAATGCGCCGCAGTTATGAAGGAGGCTCGGAATGCAGAACGGGTCAAGATCATATGCAGAGATGAAAACGAATTGAAGCAAGTCAAAGAAGCCGCACAAAAGACGGCGATCGTGGGAACAAGAGTGATGAGGGACCAGCGCTACCCGGTCAAGGTGGACAATGCCAACCGTACCATGGTGCTGGATGCGGAAGGGAACATCCTACCAGGGGCGACCGAAGCGCTCGGCACAGAGAACAACGTCAACATCGCCAAAATGTCATGGCTGAGCAACAAGCAATCGGGAAAAGCCTACGGATCGATGGTGGTCTACGTCACGAAGGGAAGTGATGCGAGACGACTTTTGGACGGTCGTTACTTTGACCTAGCCGGCGAGTCAGCGATTACAAACGCATTCGAACCACGGAAGGGACCAGTGCAATGTTACAACTGCCAGGAGATTGGCCACAAATCGTTTCAGTGCAAGAACCCTCAACTTTGCGGGAGGTGCGCAATGCCAGGACATCACCACAAGGAGTGCCAGGTGGTAGAGCCGAAGTGCGTGCCGTGTGGTGGACCTCATGAGTCGTTCAGCCGAAATTGCCGCGTGCGGAACGTATGCAGCGATGAGTAA